The DNA sequence CTTGTGCGCGGTGCGCAACCCGCCCCTGCGCGCGAGCTGGCTGACGGTATCAGGGTTCCGCCCGTGCAACCGGGCGTACTCGACAAGACTGATCTCACTCATCGATTCCCTCCTTCGCCAGGTACTCCTTGGCTTTCCGGTACTGGTCGGCGTCGATGATCTCGGGCAGGTAGCCGTCACCGCCCTCGTTGTTGATGTCGTTGTACACGCGCAGCCTGCGGCGCTTCTCCGTCTTCGACGGGATGTCCCTCTGCGCCTCGGCCTTGGCGATCGTCCTTCTGGCGCTCGCGACCATCTCGGCATGGTCTTTTGCCTCCTTTTCGGCGCGCTGCTCTTTGATCTCGTCGCTGGTGGCCTCGTCCATGACCTCTTTGACTGCCTGCTTGATGGCCTTGTCGCTCGCGTCGTCGAGCAGCACCCTGTCGTACACCCAGCCGGCATAGCCCTTGACGGTGCGTTCGTAGGGCTTGATGCCGAAACCGGTGTCTACCAGGTCTACGCTGCCGACGCGCTTGCCGTTGTGCGTGAGGACGATCTTGCCACCGAGGTAATGCTTGATGCCGAGTTTGTAACCTTCCCACATGTCATCGAAAGTGCTGTCCTCGTAGCTGATCTCTGCGGTGACCTCTGTGTTCGCCGGGGTGCTCACCTTGAGGGTCCTTGTTGCTTCGCTCATCTTGTCTGCTCCTTGCCTTGCCGACAATGTCCATAATACTCGGATATCCGAGTAAAGAAAATCGGACAAGCCCGGGAGTGTCGCGATTTGATTTCTTAAAACAGGCTGTATCGAAAATGTGAGCTCCAGTCAGCGCAGTGCATGGAGCGCCGTCGTAATCAGTCTCCCAAACTGATTACGACGGTTCCTTCCACCCGATTTGCTCAAGTCCCAGCTTGTTGTCCATCTTCTCCATCGCCCGCATGCGCTCACTGTCATCGGCGTGACGGTAATGTTCCACCATCGCAATACTGCTGTGGCCGACGATCTCCTCGATAAGTTGAAAATCAACGCCTGCGCTCGCGAGAAGCGTAACCACGCTATGCCTTGTCTCGTGGCCGGTGTGTTTTGTCGGGTCAATGCACGAAGCGAGCATCAAGTCGTCAAAGCGATTGTTGTCGACATGCCCGCTTATCGGTGACCCATCCGGCTGACGGAAGATAAGGCCATAGGGATTCGGCTGGGTCCTTGTCGCTTTCCGGTATCTTTTCAGCGCCTCAGCGAGCGGAGGGATGATCGGCACGATTCTTCCGGTCTTGCTTTTGGGCCTTGATAGGACGAAAGCGCCGGTAAGAGGGCGCATTTCGTAGCCGTCTGGCACGCGCCATACCGCTTTCGGGCATAGGCCCCCTTTGCCTTTCCCACACGGATACCGGCCATTGGCATCCGGAAGCCCACAACCATGATCTCGCGGTGCTTCCTGTAGTTTCCAATTGACCTTGTACTCGTTTTTCCGAGCATCATAATCGTCCCATGTCGCCCCAAGAATCTCGCCCTGGCGCATACCAGTCAGCAGGCGGAACCACCATATCGTTCCCTCCTCGATGGGCATGTTTGCCGACACACGAAGCATAGCCTGCATCTCCGGCACCGAAAATGCCGTGCGCTCGCCGGTATCGTCCTTTCGTTTCGGCGTCCTGACGGCGGAGACGGGATTGACAGATATAAGCCGATCCGCGAGCGCCGCTTGCATGATTTGGTTGATGCAGGTGTGGGTTTGGCGTTTGAGGCTGATGCTTGCGGGGCCTTTGGGGTTGCCGTGTTTGTCGTAGGCTTGGAGGTTGTTGAGTATGGTGTTGATGGTGGTGGGGACGATTTTGCTGAGTGGTGTTTGTCGGTATGGGTTGAGGTGGTATTTGACGATGGTTTTGTATCCGGTGTAGGTTTTGGGGTCTACTTCGTGGATTTTCTGTTCGAGCCATCTGTCTGCGTAGTCGCCGAGTGTGATTCTGCTGTCGAGTGGGGCTCCGTTCTGTTTGATTTCGTTGAGGAGCTCTTCTGCTTTTGCCTGGCATTCGCGGTAGGTTGCGGCGGTGACGGTTTTCTTCTTCCGATTGCCGTTGGGGTAGTGGCCTATGTCGATGCGGACGCGCCATCTTTCGTTGCCGTTCGAGTCTGTGTATTTTCGTGCCTTGTATTTTCCCGTCGCGCTTCTTGCCATTGCTAACCTCCCCATGTATCCCTAATGTATCCCAAACGATTATATAGCGATTAACAAGTGATTGCTTCCATAAGTGCCCTAAAACATTGGTATTTCAACGTTCCTGATTTTTCATCGTTGAAATATCACCGTTTTAAAACAGTATACATCCTGACTCTTAATCAGCGTGTCCGGGGTTCGAATCCCCGTGGGGGCACCGATGAAATCCGCAGAATCGCAAGGTTCTGCGGATTTTTGATTCTTCAGTGGTCTAGCCTCGCGCCGCAGTATCGCGGTATCGCGCCGCGGTCCATAGTGACACTTTCGCTCCCTGTCTCTTCAAAAAAGACAGGGAGCGAAAGCCGGGCGTCTCCGCGCCTAGCGTCTCCGTGCGCCGCACCTGTGGAACGCGATGGCGATTCCGACAATGAACGCGGCAGCCAAAGCCAGAATTGTCAATTCTGCGGGGACAGCGACACTTGAGCCGGTTTGAGCCAGCTCAGACGTCTTAGGTTTGTCCGAGTTTCCGGATGCAGGCGTTTGCGTGGGAGCCTTTGAACCATCACCGTTGGCATTGTTTACCTGGGTGGGAGTACCCGGTTGAGGGATGGCTGGCGTAGTAGGTTTGACCGGCTGGCCGGGACTAGTTGGCTTTGTCGGTTGCTCCGGTTGGCTGGGCTGTTCGGGCTGGCTTGGCTGATCCGGTTTGCTAGGCTGCTCAGGCTTTCCGGGTTTCGCCGGTTCGACCTTCCATTTGGCATACAGGGTGATGTCAGCGGTCACCGGCGTCGCAGTGTCGTAATCGCTGTAGGTCTCGCCCTGCTTGGTCTGCCACCCCTGGAAAACATGGCCTTGATAGGTCGGCGAAGTAACGGTGCCGATAGGGTCGCCGTCGGGGACGGTGATAGGGCTGACCGGCGTGCCGCCCCGGGTGTCGAAGGTGACGGTGTGAACGGCTTTCCATTTGGCGTACAGAGTGATGTCCGCCGTAACGGGCGTGGAAGTGTCGTAATCGGTATAAGTCTCACCCTGCTTGGTCTGCCACCCCTTAAAAGCGTGACCTTGGTAGGTGGGCGAAGTGACAGTGCCCAGCGGCTGGTTATCGTCGACGAAAGCTTGGTCGATGGGTGTTCCGCCTTGGGTGTCGAAGGTGACGGTGTGCATGGCGATGGACCCTCGCGTGATGGTTCCGTCGAATGATTTGGCTACCGATCCGAAAGCGATGTCTTTGGCGAATTTGAGCTGGACGTTGTTGGGCTGGCCTTTCATAACGTCCCTCGTCCAAGTGACGATGCCCGTGGCGGAGTCGTAGGTTCCTCCCGCAGGCGTGATCGTTGTCGGCGCGATAAAATTTCCATTCTGGTCTTTAGCGGTTTTGAGCGTTACTGGCCACGAAGTCGCAGAACTTTCCGTAACGTTTTGAAGGCCTAATACGACATGGTGGTCATTACTTTCTTCAAGATTGGTGAGATTCTTTAGCGGCGTGATATCGGTAATCTGGCAGCCGTATATTTTAAGCCCTTTAAGGTGGGTGAGCCCGGCCAACGGCGTGATATCGCTGATGGGGTTGTACCACATGCCTAGATCGACAAGGTTGGTGAGTCCGGTCAGCGAGGTGATGTCGCTGATGTTGTCGCTAAAAATTTCCAAGTAGGTGAGATGGGTAAAACGGCTGAGCGTCGATATGTCGCTGAGCTGCGGAAGCTGGCCCAGCTCAAGGTGTTCCAGCTTGGTCATGTTCTTCAGCGGCGTGATGTCCTTGATGCTTTGATGTTCGGTCGTTCCACTAACCCTAGCGTTGTTGTTGCCCAAAGTGAGGGTGGTGAGATCGGTAAGCCCTACAAGGTCGCTGATATCAAGGATTTTGTTGGTACCGAGCCGCAGTTCGGTAAGCGTGGTCAGATTTTTAAGTGGTGAAACATTGACGATCCGGTTGGTGTTGATGCAGAGTCGATTGAGATTAGTGAGGTTGCTGAGCGCCGAGATGTTGCTGATGCGGTTGTTGTTGAGATTGAGGTCGTTTAGGTTGGTGAGGTTCTCGAGATCTGAGATGTTGCTGATGCTGTTGCTATAAAGGCTGAGATAAGTCAGACCGGTGAGGCTCCTGAGGGGTGAGATGTCGCTGATCGAATAATTCTCGCTGGCATCAAGGCTGGTCAGGCCATTGAGGTCGGAGAGAGATGAGAGGTCTGAAATCTGGTTTTCCGCAAGGTTGAGGTTGGTTAGGCTGTGGAGATCCCTCAGGTCGGTGATGTCGGTCAAGCTGTTTTTGCTGAGGTTCAGCTTGTTGAGGTGGGTCAGCTCTTTGAGATTCCCAAGGCTGCTGATCGAGTTTTCGCTGAGATCGAGGTCGGTGAGGTTGCTGAGGTCTTTGAGGTTGTCAAGCGGGCCAAGATTGCTGATGAGATTATGGCCGAGATCCAGCTTGGTGAGTCCGGTAAGGGGCTTGAGATGACTGAGAGTGCTCAGGTCGCTGATTTGATTGCCGCTGACATCGAGCTCGGTAAGGTTGGTGAATTTTTCCAGTCCTGTGAGATCTTGGATTTGTCCGCCGCTATCGCTGTGCAGGTTCAAGGATGTAGTGTTATTGATTGTGGTTTGGAACAATACGTCTGTGGTCTGTTCGGATAGCCGTGAGGCCACGTATTGTGCAAGGTTCTGGTCGGGGAAACATTCGGCAATGGTGCTTGTGTCTACCGTGCATCCGCTTCGGACTTCAGGTTCCTCTTGCGCGCTCGGCGTTGCAGGCGCGATTGATTTGTTAACCTGTGTGGTATCGCGACCGGCTTGGCCGGTTTTGGCCAATTGCTGGTCGCTGGCATCGGCATGCGCGTCGGGCTGTTTTTGTTCCGACTTGCTGGCTTCGCTCTTGCCTGTTTCTGCGCTCGCGCCGGCTTGTGCAGGCTGCACGTTGCTGCTTTGCTGACCTTGCGTTTGTGTCGGCTGAGTGGCGCTGGATTGCTGGTTTTGCGTTTGTGCAGGCTGAGCGATGCTGGATTGCTGGCTTTGCGCCGGTACGTCACTTTGAGATTGTGTATTGGTTTCTGCCATAGCGCTGGCGGGTATCAACATGGCGAATCCTGCGATTGCAACGATTGACGCTCCCAGCATTCTCCGGATCCCGGCCCTGCTTGGCAATTGTTTCTTTGTTGACAAAACGGAATTATCCCTTCCTTGAGTAAGACAATTCGCAGTACTCTGTAAATCATGATGCTGTAATTTTGTATAATAGTTAACACAACTTATTGTATGACTTTAGTTATCTAATTTTTCTTGTTTTTCGTTTGCTGCGTTCTTATTGCATAATTTTGATTCCCTTATGACAACGATTGACGACACCTGCAAACATCTATAAGGCCACTCAACCCACCTCGTTCAGGGACGTCGACCGCCGCACTGTCTATAGCGGACCCGTTACGAATGGCCCTACCCGCCAATCTGCTTCAAGCTCAGACGCCGTCTCCTGCACCCTCACCAAATCAACCGGGGCGCTGCTGCCCGGGGCCTGCCTGCTCATGCTCGGCGCAACCGCCGTCCTGCGCGACCGCCAACACAACAGTCGCCCTATATGAATACTTTCCAGCAACACTTGAAAATCAAGGATCGCGAATCTGATACCGCTGTGCCAAGTTTGCTGTTATGGCTGAAACGGGCTCATTGCGAAAGGACATCACTCAAGTTGCCAAAGGATTTGCCTCATTGACTTCGCCAATGACGTGGCCTATTACTTTGTCTTCCACTCACCGGTATGTGCGTGTCGACGGCTTCGTTGGCAGCCAATATAAACTTACCAAGTTGTAGCCGACTTGCCGTCTCTGGCTTTGGCTTGACGTGTCTTTTTTACCTAGTAATAGAGTCAATGCTGCCTTGTATGTCATGGATATTAGATAATATTATGGTATTACGTTTGGGCAGTCAGTCCGCGTTGTTGGGGTATTGATCAGGCTTATCGGGGAGTTGAGGGCGATGCTACGCAAAAGGGTCGTGTCCGCGCTGCTGTGCGCCGCCGCCGCGCTCGCATGCCTCGCCCCCATGCCCACGACCATGGCGGGCCAACCCGACCCGGCCACGGACACGCCAACATCCACGTCCACACCGGCATCCTCGAAACCGAAGAAAACCCGGAACGCTTCCGACACCGGCAAACAGTCCACACCTGCTCCCTCCTCCCCGTCGACGGCGAAAACCCCAAGCACCTCTGATACCGGCAAGCAGACTGCGGTCGGCAAAACCGGAACAGGACAATCCGAACTTCCAGGGAAACAATCACAGACGCCGACACAGCAGCCGACGGTCGGCCCGCAGGACAACACCTGTACACCTTTGACCCGCACCTGGAATGGCAGCGATCACGGCGGCTCCTCTGGCGACACCATCAACTGGAACATCACCACCGACTGCAAGATGACCATCACCAGCGGTACCCTCAGCCAAAACTACAACGCAACCGACCTGCCATGGCAACAGACCACGTATAAAACCCAGATAACTGAACTCACTGCTCAGAACCTCACTCTAGGCGTCTACTTTAACAGCATGGCCAGCTGGTTCAGCGGCATGACCTCCCTCGCCACCATTACCATCCCCGACCTGGACATCACCCACCTCGACGGATCCACAGGGATGAACGGAATATTTGCAGGCTGCACGGACCTCACCACCATGAAAATGGAAGGTTGGCAGACCAATCAAGACACCTACAAGCTAATCCCAACAGCCATCAGGACCTCACCAATCAAAACCGAACCAATTGTCACCACCGTCGACCTCGCTCGACTGAACACCGGCAATGCCACCAGCATCTCCAAGATGTTTGCCACTGATAACCTCATAGAAGGGCCGTCGGCTACGGACTGGGACCTCACCGGCTGGACACTGCCCAACGTCAGCAGCTCGGATGGATCGACTTCAGCTACAGCATTGTTTTCTGGTAACTCTAATGTCAAGCGCATCACCGCCACCGATTGGCACTACCGGTGCGACGGAATCAGTCTCAATAATATGTTCTACAACTGCACGAATCTTGAGACCGTCAACCTCAGTCACCTTGTCACCAGCCACAACAACAGTCTACACAGCTTCTTCGCGGGCTGTCCCAACCTCGCCAGCCTTGACCTCAGCGGTTGGGACACTAGCAACGTCTACAACATGGAATACATGTTTCAAGGCTGTGCGAAACTGGAGAGTCTGAACCTGTCCGACTGGGACACCAGCAATGTCATCACTATGCCATCTATGTTTAACGGTGACACCAAACTTTCCGACCTGGACATGAGCAACTGGAACATCAGCAAGCTGAACAGAAACAGTACGAACAACATGTTCACGGGATGTTCGAGCCTGAAAACCCTGAAAATGAAAAACTGGACAATCAGCGATAGCATCGTCACAAACCACACACTGGCGAAGGCCATAGCCAGCGCGCCCGCTGCGACCAAAGCCGACCTCGAAAAGCTGGACGTTGGCACAGCCACCTCTTTACTCGACATGTTTGCCAACACCAGTACGGGATCTACAATCACGGATTGGGACCTCACTGGCTGGAACCTCCGCAACGTCACTGATGCCAGTAACCTGTTTGAGGGAAACCAGACCGTCACGCATGTCACCGCTACTGATTGGTCTTATGGCTCTAGTGTTGAAACCAGCATCAGAGGCATGTTCAACGACTGCGTCAATCTCGAATCTGCCGACCTCACCAACCTTGCCACTAACAACGTCACCGACATGAGCTACATGTTCCAAAACTGCTCCAGCCTCACCAGCCTCGACCTCAGCAGCTTCAACATCGGTAGCAGCACCTCTATAGACTACATATTGTACGGCTGTAATGGGATCACGCAGCTGCGTTTGGGCCCGGACGAGGACAAATTGACGCCGCAAGTGCAGAGCGGTGTATTCACCACGGGCCGCGCAGCGATCGTCATGGTCGAGGGACGACAGACCGGTGACGGGAACCAGTACTCCTTCTACTCAGACAAAACCCCCGAAAACGTCTATCAGGTAAGCGCAGCGACTTGGTTCAAGGTCGCCGACAGGGGCATCCGGTACGGGCGTCCCACCGATACCGGATTCTTCCCGCCGGCATGCGTCAATTGGGACAACAAACCGACAGGCACCTGCACCGTCGCGGGATCGGACGGGATGACGGTGCCTGCGAACCAGAAGCTCAAGGACTGGAAGTCCATCGACGGCAGCACCACCTACATACCCGGCGGCACCGTATCGATGCCCACCACTGCGCGTTTCATCACCGTCGAACCGGAATGGGAAGTACAAGTGACGCCGGTGTCCTCGCTGCCCTTCACCGGCGGCAGGCACTGGATGCTCGCCGGGATGCTGCTGCTCGGAGCCTCCCTGCTCGCACTGACCGCGACCGCCACTCTCCGCGACCACCAACGCAACAGCCACTCCTTATAACGACAGCATAAGATGACAATTCGTTGCTGTGTCGGGATTGTTGACTTTGCACCTTCAATCGTCGCAGCCTCAATGGTCTTATTCCGACCTTGATCGACCGTAAGGCTGACCGGTCAAGTCTTCCAATGTAGCGCGGACCGAAGAATTAACGTCGTGCGGGTCGCCGCCGGCACGAACACGAGCGGACTCGGCGAGCGCGATGCCGTCCGTATGCTTATCGAGGTTGAAACGGCGAACAACGATGATGCAGATGACGATCGAAAGAGCGTACCAGCCAATCATCAACGCCCCCAAACCGTTACACGCCAAAGCGGTCTGCACTTTGCTCGAGGAGTCGAAACCGACGAAGCCCAGAATGGCGCCGACGGCAATCGCCGAAAATCCCGAAACCAGCTGACGTAGCCCTGCCTGCATACCGCTGAATGTCGAAGCCCGATATTTGCCCGA is a window from the Bifidobacterium sp. ESL0745 genome containing:
- a CDS encoding leucine-rich repeat domain-containing protein — protein: MAETNTQSQSDVPAQSQQSSIAQPAQTQNQQSSATQPTQTQGQQSSNVQPAQAGASAETGKSEASKSEQKQPDAHADASDQQLAKTGQAGRDTTQVNKSIAPATPSAQEEPEVRSGCTVDTSTIAECFPDQNLAQYVASRLSEQTTDVLFQTTINNTTSLNLHSDSGGQIQDLTGLEKFTNLTELDVSGNQISDLSTLSHLKPLTGLTKLDLGHNLISNLGPLDNLKDLSNLTDLDLSENSISSLGNLKELTHLNKLNLSKNSLTDITDLRDLHSLTNLNLAENQISDLSSLSDLNGLTSLDASENYSISDISPLRSLTGLTYLSLYSNSISNISDLENLTNLNDLNLNNNRISNISALSNLTNLNRLCINTNRIVNVSPLKNLTTLTELRLGTNKILDISDLVGLTDLTTLTLGNNNARVSGTTEHQSIKDITPLKNMTKLEHLELGQLPQLSDISTLSRFTHLTYLEIFSDNISDITSLTGLTNLVDLGMWYNPISDITPLAGLTHLKGLKIYGCQITDITPLKNLTNLEESNDHHVVLGLQNVTESSATSWPVTLKTAKDQNGNFIAPTTITPAGGTYDSATGIVTWTRDVMKGQPNNVQLKFAKDIAFGSVAKSFDGTITRGSIAMHTVTFDTQGGTPIDQAFVDDNQPLGTVTSPTYQGHAFKGWQTKQGETYTDYDTSTPVTADITLYAKWKAVHTVTFDTRGGTPVSPITVPDGDPIGTVTSPTYQGHVFQGWQTKQGETYSDYDTATPVTADITLYAKWKVEPAKPGKPEQPSKPDQPSQPEQPSQPEQPTKPTSPGQPVKPTTPAIPQPGTPTQVNNANGDGSKAPTQTPASGNSDKPKTSELAQTGSSVAVPAELTILALAAAFIVGIAIAFHRCGARRR
- a CDS encoding tyrosine-type recombinase/integrase: MARSATGKYKARKYTDSNGNERWRVRIDIGHYPNGNRKKKTVTAATYRECQAKAEELLNEIKQNGAPLDSRITLGDYADRWLEQKIHEVDPKTYTGYKTIVKYHLNPYRQTPLSKIVPTTINTILNNLQAYDKHGNPKGPASISLKRQTHTCINQIMQAALADRLISVNPVSAVRTPKRKDDTGERTAFSVPEMQAMLRVSANMPIEEGTIWWFRLLTGMRQGEILGATWDDYDARKNEYKVNWKLQEAPRDHGCGLPDANGRYPCGKGKGGLCPKAVWRVPDGYEMRPLTGAFVLSRPKSKTGRIVPIIPPLAEALKRYRKATRTQPNPYGLIFRQPDGSPISGHVDNNRFDDLMLASCIDPTKHTGHETRHSVVTLLASAGVDFQLIEEIVGHSSIAMVEHYRHADDSERMRAMEKMDNKLGLEQIGWKEPS
- a CDS encoding BspA family leucine-rich repeat surface protein, whose amino-acid sequence is MLRKRVVSALLCAAAALACLAPMPTTMAGQPDPATDTPTSTSTPASSKPKKTRNASDTGKQSTPAPSSPSTAKTPSTSDTGKQTAVGKTGTGQSELPGKQSQTPTQQPTVGPQDNTCTPLTRTWNGSDHGGSSGDTINWNITTDCKMTITSGTLSQNYNATDLPWQQTTYKTQITELTAQNLTLGVYFNSMASWFSGMTSLATITIPDLDITHLDGSTGMNGIFAGCTDLTTMKMEGWQTNQDTYKLIPTAIRTSPIKTEPIVTTVDLARLNTGNATSISKMFATDNLIEGPSATDWDLTGWTLPNVSSSDGSTSATALFSGNSNVKRITATDWHYRCDGISLNNMFYNCTNLETVNLSHLVTSHNNSLHSFFAGCPNLASLDLSGWDTSNVYNMEYMFQGCAKLESLNLSDWDTSNVITMPSMFNGDTKLSDLDMSNWNISKLNRNSTNNMFTGCSSLKTLKMKNWTISDSIVTNHTLAKAIASAPAATKADLEKLDVGTATSLLDMFANTSTGSTITDWDLTGWNLRNVTDASNLFEGNQTVTHVTATDWSYGSSVETSIRGMFNDCVNLESADLTNLATNNVTDMSYMFQNCSSLTSLDLSSFNIGSSTSIDYILYGCNGITQLRLGPDEDKLTPQVQSGVFTTGRAAIVMVEGRQTGDGNQYSFYSDKTPENVYQVSAATWFKVADRGIRYGRPTDTGFFPPACVNWDNKPTGTCTVAGSDGMTVPANQKLKDWKSIDGSTTYIPGGTVSMPTTARFITVEPEWEVQVTPVSSLPFTGGRHWMLAGMLLLGASLLALTATATLRDHQRNSHSL